The Aphis gossypii isolate Hap1 chromosome 3, ASM2018417v2, whole genome shotgun sequence genome includes a region encoding these proteins:
- the LOC114119371 gene encoding uncharacterized protein LOC114119371 codes for MMHELRAEEFAINFELMKRSRFYHIFNPNGSKIFNYNAYRLLLIILLVLVNGIVVYSSLGFFVKMEDTLSYIDSSVIIFVMINIFLCNWRFSVFLYNAKIIYDVFNVSRFDFFKSKHCCKNINVLCGHRDRTIKITNYFFVFSSTVMSQWVLFPLVLIAFTAPEDENIRQQNIMNLRYPVSTHTYNQYYYLFYLMEVIVAIFTMYSMIIPDILLMSWCWAIIAQQEILIQTFKYFGHEDSSQTVHYEDFKSILVDQIQLNLKIKSFYSVVRPVVLTYVAIISTCFIIVTYVLIVVCLSKESNSVLNIIKLGSSALYMCLDLFLYCYLFDSMNIKLESVNTSIYSCNWTKMDVKFKKLLFLTMQMNNANNLMIKASPKKIVNQQLFANIISMSYNIVSVMLKTTS; via the exons ATGATGCACGAATTGAGAGCTGAAGAATTTGCTATTAACTTTGAATTGATGAAACGATCCAGGttctatcatatatttaatccAAACGGTTCAaagattttcaattataacgCTTACCggctattattgattatattattggtattagtGAACGGAATTGTCGTTTACAGTTCTTTAGGATTTTTTGTGAAGATGGAAGATACTTTGAGTTACATTGATTCCTCTGTAATTATATTcgttatgattaatatttttttatgcaattgGCGGTTTTCCGTTTTTTTGTACAacgctaaaataatatatgatgtgtTCAACGTTTCAcggtttgatttttttaaaagcaaacattgttgtaaaaatataaatgtcctATGCGGTCATCGAGACAGAACGATTAAAATCACCAATTACTTTTTCGTATTCTCGTCGACAGTGATGTCACAGTGGGTACTATTTCCTCTCGTGCTTATTGCGTTCACAGCACCTGAAGACGAAAATATCCGCCAACAGAACATTATGAACTTGCGTTATCCTGTATCTACCCACACatacaatcaatattattacttattttatttgatggaAGTAATAGTAGCAATATTTACTATGTACTCAATGATAATACCAGACATACTGTTAATGTCTTGGTGTTGGGCTATAATTGCTCAACAGGAAATTCTTATTCAGACATTCAAATACTTCGGACACGAAGATAGCTCACAAacag TACATTATGaagattttaaatcaattttggtTGATCAAATACAACTTAATCT gaaaattaaatcattttattcagttGTGCGGCCTGTTGTTTTAACATACGTTGCTATTATATCAACATGTTTCATAATTGTGACTTATGTGTTAATTGTG GTTTGCTTATCAAAGGAATCAAATTCAGTTCTCAACATTATCAAGCTTGGGTCATCAGCTCTATATATGTGCTtagacttatttttatattgttatttatttgacagtatgaatattaaa CTAGAATCCGTTAACACTAGTATATATTCTTGTAATTGGACGAAAATggatgtaaaatttaaaaagttattatttttaacaatgcaGATGAATAATgccaataatttaatgataaaagcTTCGCCGAAAAAAATCGTCAACCAACAATTATTCGCTaac ATTATATCGATGTCTTACAATATTGTTTCCGTTATGTTGAAAActacaagttaa